ACTGAAAAAACTATTAAATCAAACATCACAATATCAAATTCTTGATACAGCAGCAAAAGAAGGTATTTACCCTCTTATTACACAACATGTTCCAAAAGAACAAAAGGAGCAAACTGTATTTGATTTTGGATTGCATTTCTCTATGTACTCTCTTCGAAACATCAAAAAATTGTTCCGTAAAACATATGAGTTACTAAAATCCAAATTTGCTGTACCTGTTACAGAGGAATCATATCATCGTAACTATCTAAAATATCAAGAAGAAACATTGTTTAGAAAGTACGCCTATGAACAAGGTGCAAATCTAAATGCTTATATGGCTTTAGAAATAGAAATACGTGAACTTCTAAAAACAAGAGGACATAAAGATCGCTTTATTTCAAGTGATGTTCGCGAATTGTTCATTGAAAAGATAGATCGACTACCTAAAGAAAAGCTTCGCGTTATTGAAGTACCGGATGACTTCAATTTGATTACATTTATGCGTGCATTTGAACAATTAGTACGCACTGGTATTCATGTAACAACAGCCGAACAAGTACTTGAGGTAATAGAAATAAATTAACGATACTCCGCTCTCTATTTTTGAAAAAAATATAAATAGAGGGCTATTCGTGTTGATTCCATTATAAAAAAGCCTTCCACTAATTTCTCCTAATAGACACCTTTACTAGATTCTATTCATAATAGAGTCTTTTTTTATACGTTCCTATACAAAACTGTACTGCAATTAACCAATTTTCCACATCTATATTTAAAAAAACACATTATTCTTATCTAAAATACATACAAATACCTACCAAAAATCATAAGAAAAACAATAAATTTCGTGGATAAGTAGATAAATAGAGCCTAATGTCAATAATATTATGTAATTATTTTTGAAATAAAGGATTTTGACACTTCACCTATCAAAAATCATCAATATTTATGTGAGTAATGTGACAAATTCTAATTATGTTGATTAATTAGCCTATATTGTGCATGTTTTGTGAGTAAATATTATAAAATTGTGGACATACAGTGGATGAGGTGAAAATTTAGCACTTGAATAAATATAATTAACAATGCATCAATTTATTTCATTTTTATGTAGAAATGCGCTATCTTGTTTATGATTATTTGTAGATTTTATACCTTACTAATGGCTAATTTTCTGTTGTTAGATTTTACTATTTATGATTTTTACGCTATAGTATGTCCAGAGTCCTTGTTACAGTTAGGATAAGAGCATATTTACTAGACCTATATAAGTTTTATCTTTATATTTTTAATATATAAGATATATATTTATATAAGATTTTATTAATTAATAAATTTAAATCTAAATTGTAAACACATTATAAAATAATCCTAGTAATCTCTATAATACTAACGGACTCACAGGAAGTACCTAAGTTCATTCTATGTTAGATATAATTTAATATTGTAAGTTAATAAGCTATAAACATTACTACCTAAGAAGCAATGCTAAACAATCGGCAGTAAGATTTTAAACACTTACCTATCTGTTATGGATAACGGATTTTTATTATTATATTAAAAGAAAGGACCATTCTTTTAATTGAAGGGTCCTTTTCTTATTAACCAAACACTATATTTTTAATTTGAAATTGCTCTCTAGAATTTTATGTGGATGGTGTGGACATATGAGTCAATATCAGATGTTGTATAGTACACCTTACCTTTATTCTTCAAAAATGCTTAGGTAAATGTACAAAGAAACTCATAATATTTTAATTTGGATCCTTGTGTTTTGTTTAGAATTGTAAAAAATGTCTTTGAAAAATGAAGGGTATATTTTTCAATAAGGTGAATAAATAGCATGGTGACAGTCCCCTGACTACATATATCTAATTCGAAAGGAGTAATGATATGAAAAAGCTACTGTTAGGTTTCATCATGATAACTTTATTGGTGGGAATCAATGACCAAGTTTCAGCTGCTGCAACAATGATTGATTATGAAGAGGTAAAATTACCTTCAGATCTTGAATATACAATGTGTCGAACGTCAGGATATGTAACGGTACCTCTAGGAGCAAGGCTTGGATTGTATATAAATTCTTATAGCGATGCGAATGTATCCTGGTACCTTAAAGATAGTAATGGTAACCTGCATGACAATGGAGTTCTATGGAACAACTCTCAAATTGTAAATAAAAGGCGGGATATACCCGCTGGGAAATTCTATCTGCAGATTTGTCAAAATGAGCGTGCTAATGGTGGATCTGGAATAGGGAAAATTAGTGTATGGAAATAATCATTTTACTCTAGGAATTGCATAAAAAGTAGGGGAGGGTCACTGTAACTACATTTGCAATAATAAAGTGAGCACTTTATAAGTTCTTGAATATTTAAACTGTTTAGGGCATGAGGTAGATGATACTTGATGAACGTCATTCTAAAATAGGAATGGCGTATTTTTGTACTTTTTTGTGGTACAAATTCGAAAAAGTAAGTCATTATCATATGTATTAAAAGCATCTAGAATTTTATGTGGATGGTGAGGACATATGAGTCAGTATCAGATGTTGTATACTACACCTTATCTTTATTCTTCAAAAATGCTTAGGCAAATGTACAAAGAAACTAATAAAGAGGAAAATCTTTGTGCTATACGTGATCACATGTTAAGGCATGAAGTGTATCTGGACCGACAATATCGGGCGTACTATTATCTAAGTCAACACATTGAAGAGGATCTGTACGGAGATGAACATGCTTTGTCATGGAATGAATTGTTGGATGAGTATCAACTTTATAAAGATCGTAAGGGCAATTTGTCTATCAAACCGAAAGGGTGGGATTAATATGACAATCATTGGAGAATTAGGGGTTGTTTATGCTACTACTGGCGTTTCAATTTTAGGGATTAAGTTATTGAAAAAGAAAGGCCTTTATCTTCCAGATTGGTTGCTACGTGCGGGGCTAAAATGCTTATTAATTGGGAGTGTTTGGTATGTGCTAATGGATATACTAGATGTGTTTCTACGTTAGCATTTTATCTGGTAGCCGAAAATAATTATAATAGCGCATCTTAAGTGTTTTTTTCTAAGCATCCATACAGGCTCAACTACCTTAAGGAGGTATGGAGGAAATGTTATCACTTTTATTAATTCCAGCAACCTTTATAACAGTAGCTTACTTTTATAAAAGTAAAGGAATGAGTGATAAGAAAAAAATTGCAACGTTTTTTGAAATTGCAAAGATATGTGTTCAACATAAAGGTGAATTACAATACCCTAATTTTATAAAAGAAATAGAAGATGACATAAGTATGAATTATGTTTACAAGTTACCGCTCGGCGTACCTAGTCAACTTATCAAAAAGTTAGCTGAAGTATTAGAAGAAGGACTATATAAACCTGTTAAAATATCGTTTCATCAAAGAGAGCTTCATATTCGAGTATTTAAGCAACGAATACCTGAAATGTGGAATTGGTCTAAGGATCTGTTAAAAGAGCACACATGGAAAGTTATGATGGGGAAAGCATTAGATAAACATGTATATCATGATTTCGAGAAAACACCGCATATGTGTGTAAGTGGAATGACTCGTTTTGGAAAGACAGTATTCTTAAAAAATGTGATGACTAGTTTAATTTTGCAACAGTCTCAACATGTGAAATTTTTTATTATTGATCTGAAGGAAGGGCTAGAATTTAGTCCTTACAAAGAGCTATCCCAAGTAGTAGAAGTAGCTGAAAATCCGGAACAGGCGTTAGAGATGTTGGCGAGAGTACGTGAAAAGATGGTAAAACAGATTGAAATGATGAAAAATTCCTATTTTACCAATGTTATAGACACATCAATTAGAGAACGTTGCTTCATCATAGTAGATGAAGGAGCGAATCTTTGTCCGACACAAGGTTTACCTAAAAAACAACGGGATTTATTATTTATGTGCCAGGAGATGTTATCTGAAATCGCAAGAATCGGAGGTGGTTTAGGATTCCGGCTTATATTTTGTACCCAATATCCAACCTCTGACACATTGCCAAGGCAAATCAAACAAAATGCTGATGCAAAGCTAGGTTTTCGATTACCAACAGCGGTTGCTTCACAAGTTGCTTTGGATGAACCAGGTCTTGAAGATCTGCCTTCCCTTCCAGGAAGAGCATTATTTAAGACTGATCGGACAGAGGAAATCCAGGTACCGTATTTAAAGGATAAAGACATGTGGGATTTACTGAAGCAATATAAGGTGGTGAAAAAGCATGAGGCATCAAGCCCTCAAACAGAAAGCGAGGCAAATCGAGATTTTATCCACTTTGAGTAAACTAGATTTTGCAACCAGGAGGCAATTACAAGCCATTCACTGTCTAGGGAGCATTCGAAATGCAAATCGTGTATTGAAGGATATGCACCCGTATTGTCACATAACAAAAATAGCTCGTGAGCATGTGTATTATCTCAATAAAAAAGGACGTAATTTATTGGGTGTCACAAGGGAAGTAAAGAAAAGTAGTCAATTACAGCATATATTAATGCGAAATGAAAGTTGGATGTGGCTTGGATTTCCAGAATGGAAAACAGAAAGATCTATAGAATTTTCAATCAATGATCAACGACATCAAATTATTCCAGATGCAACTTATTTTGAAGATAAAGTCCCTCATTTCGTTGAAATAGATCGGATGCAACATATGAAGGCAAATGAACATAAAATACAGTTATATGGCCATATAACAGATATCTATAAAAGACAGAATGCTATTGTTCCAGTGATTATCTTTTTTACACTGTCAGACTATCGGCAATCTAAATTAGAGCAATATGCTGTAAAACAAAACGTGTTTATGAGAACATTTGTAATGGAAGATGTATTTAGTTAATTTACGCCCAAAAATCTGTGTTATTAACATTTTTACCTGTTAGTATACGTAAAGCTTTAACGATTTTATTGGCACTTTTCATACTTGGCGAAACACTGTCTATATTTGCTAGACGACTAATAGTTGATTCCCTAAGACCACTAATATTTGCAATATCAACTTGTTTTAAATTATGTTTATCTATGAACTTTCCAAGTTTTGAACGGGGTTTTTTAAACCATGGCATATTTCACACCTCATTTATCATTATTAATAACAACTTGTCCAAAACTTCTATTTTTCAAACTTCGATTTAAAGAATAAAAGTAAAAATGTAGCATATAATAAAAATAAAAAGCTAAAAAACTGTAATAATTTTGTGGAATGTAGCATTCATAGTAATAGCTACAAGTTGCTAATACACTAGCCTAATGGCAACTTGTTGCAACGAGTATTCCTATAAAATAAAAAGCTTAAATCCATTGGTACATAAGGATTTGAGCTTTTCTTAATTTATAAAAAAACGAAAACGGGTTTAATAAGTTAAGAGATATAAACGTGTTCCGTGGTCGAACTTTGAAGAATTATAAATAATTTCACGTACCAAATTGAGTATTAAAAATTATTTACAAAAGGATTGTATAAACCGAAACACTAGGTTTATAATAAGAACAAACGTTCTGTCTTGGAGGGGTTACCTTGTATGATTATTCTCTATTACCTAACCGAATTATTTTGTGTGTAGATCTTCGTAGTTTTTATGCGTCGGTGAGTTGCATCAAAATGGGATTAGACCCTCTTTACACTAAATTAGCTGTGGTTGGTGATGTAAATAGAAATGGCTCAATTGTATTAGCTGCAACTCCACCATTAAAAGCGTTAGGCGTTAAGAAAATGGCAAGGTTGTATGAAATTCCGCGTCGTGACGATATTCTTGTAGTGAATCCAATCATGGGAACCTATATAAAATGCTCAAATTACATAACTGGTTTAGCTTTACAATATGTTCCCATTGAGGATTTTCACCAGTATTCCATAGATGAATTCTTTATGGATATTACGGATAGTATTCATTTATTTGCTATTGATCCGTACGAATTCGCATTGAAATTCAAACGTGAAATATATGCGAAAACTAGGATTGAATGCACGATAGGAATTGGCCCTAATCCTTTAATGAGCAAAGTAGCATTAGATGTGGAAGCGAAGAAAACAAAAGATTGCATAGCATACTGGAAGTACGAAGATGTACCCATAAAATTATGGCCGATACGACCACTTAGCAAGTTTTGGGGAATTTCAGGAAAAACAGAAGCGAAGTTAAACCGAAAAGGAATACATTCAATTGAGGATTTAGCGAATTATCCTCTTAAATACTTAAAACAAAGCTTCGGTGTAATCGGATCAGAATTACATTTACATAGCCACGGAATTGACTTTAGTCGCATTTCGGAAAAATATGTTCCTGCTACAACTTCTGTCGGGAAAAGCCAAATTCTAATGCGTGACTATACAATAGAAGAATTTCCGATTGTTCTATTGGAACATATTGAAGAAGTTTGTTATCGATTGAGACGAATAAACAAATTAGCGAAAGCCATGCATTTTTCAGTCGGTTACAGTAAAGATTATGCTGGGGGTTTCAGAAAAACTCATACTTTGAACCGACCAACCAATTTAACTATGGATATTTATCATATTTGTACATACTTTTTGCATGAATTATATACTGGGGAACCCATTAGATCGATCAATGTTTCTTTAACTAACTTAATCAATGAAGGTGAAGAACAAATATCACTATTCGATAACGTAATACAACGTGAAAAGGAAATGAAATTAACTAAGGTAATGGATGAAATACGTTATAAGTTTGGTAAAAACAGCATATTAAGAGGGATTTCGTATACAAATAGTGCGACAACAAGATACAGAAACACACTGTTAGGAGGACATAAGTCGTGAGCAACGCAAATATGCCTAAGGGTAAAGGAATGGTAAAGTGGAGTCCATTCGCAGCAATAAAAGAGCAATTTGAAGGGATAAATGAATTGTACGAAAAGCAAAATCATGTTCCGATGCCAATTTTAGATGAACAGCAATTAGAAGCTATAAATGAAGTTGTATGTCATGCATTATTTGAAAATCTAGAAGTAAGTATTTCCTATTATAAACAGAAAAAAATACAATTGGAAACTGGTTATATTCATTATTATGATACATCTAAAAATGAGTTAAGAGTTATTAATAAAGATAATAAGGTATTACACATAGATATCGATTATATTACAGGTATAAAATATACATAATTTAGAAAATAGGATGATAGTATATTAAAGCGTACAAGTGGAGATATAGTAGGACTTATTCTCCGCTCATAAATACTCAGTAAAATGTAAAATACTGTGTGTTATCTCATTATACAAGGCTAGTAATAAAATTAATTCCTTTTTATAATGAAATTAATCGATATCATTATAAGGAAGGTAAAAAATAAATGGACGCATTGAATAAAATATTTTCCACTAAACCACCTGAAAATAGTGGTTCTCGATCGGCAAATCGCTTTAGTTTCCAAAAAAATTGGACTTTAATAAAAATTCTCGAATTACATAAAAATAAATTAGATTATTCAATTGTTCTTGATTATCATGATGATGTACTTGTGCTAGATTCAGAGATTAATCCCCAGAAAATTGAATTTTATCAAATAAAAACCAAGAGTGTGGGTAGCTCAAATTGGACACTCCCTGCATTAATTAAATTTACGGAAGGGAAAAATAAAGAAATTTTGAACTCTATGTTGGGAAAACTTTATAAAAATAAATTGAATTTCCCAAAGGAAACTAAATCATTAAATTTTGTTTCCAACAAAGCATACAGCATTAAACTAGAAGATGAAACAAATACCAAGGATTCCTCAGTTATACAAATTCCTTTTTCAACAATATGTTCTACAGAAAAGGAAAAGGTCGAAAATAACTTGAAAAAAGAGATGAATATAACAGAATGTAGTGATGTTTTTGATTACACTTTCTTATACATTACCCCTTTAAGCCTTACAGAAAGTAAAGAACATGCGGTTGGGAAATCATCTCAAGTACTAAAAGAAATGGGATATCATAAAATAAATCCTGATTTGTTTTATAAATATTTATATGGAGAAATTGAGTTACGGAATGATTGCGAAATGGAATTTCATTCTTTAGAAGATTTCATAAGTCACAAGTCTTTAGCAAAGAGTAAGGTCCAGGCCATCATAAATCAGTTAAATCCTAAAGATGATTTAACTGCAACATGGAAAAAAATCAATGAAGAACTAAGAGCAACTAAAAAGTTGACACTGTATGATTTAAAACAACTAGAAAGTAAATGGGAAGAATGGGAAGTGCGAATTTTGGCAAATGAATTAGCACTAGTTTCAACCATGCAAGATGAAATTAATGAATTATTAAAAACAAATTTACAAAAATGTACTAGTGTTTATGAACTGCTTATTAATGTGTATGAGGAATATTCATTATTAGATAAAGAATATCCTGATGAATTATTTAATAAATATGATATACAAGCGTTAATACTGATGCAATATACAACACTTAAAATATAAATTAATAACCTTTACGGAGGATAACATGAAAAAATTAATTTTTAAAGAACTTAAATTGATATCTTTTAAAGAAAAAAAAGCAAAAAAAATAGTATTTGATTCTGGAGTAACGGTTTTATATAGTGATAATCTAAATAAAACTGGTAAATCAAGCATTGTTAAAAGCCTTTATAATACTTTAGGCGCGGAAGTACGGTTCCATAACTCATGGAAGAATCTTGAGGTCGTAAACGTTCTCACCTTTATATTAGAAGGCGTAGAATACACAATGGTCAAAAATAAAAATAAATATTCATTATTTAATGACTCCAGACAGTTAATTGGGTCCTGGAATAAAGTAACAGAAGAATTGGCACCTGAGATGGCGAAATTGTTGGGTTACAGATTAACTTTACCAAACAGAAATAAAAAAGAAATAATTCCACCCCCTGCATATTTTTTCTTACCGTTTTACATAGATCAAGATAAAAGTTGGAATCAAGAGTGGTCTTCTTTTGAAAATTTAGCACAGTTTGCTAAATGGCAAGACATCGTAATTCAGTATCATGCTGGTATCCTTACAGATGAATTCTTTGAAGTGTCTAACAAGATGTCCTTAAATCAATCTCAAAAGAATGAGACCCAAAAAAAATATGAGTCCTTAAAATATGCACTTCACAGATTTGATAAAGAATTAAGAAATAGCCAAACATTTAACATTGAAGCAGACAATTTTCAAAAAGAAATTAACTCTCTTATTAAAGAAGTAGAGAAATTACAATTACTAGAAGATGAGTGGAGAGCACAACTTACAGAACTTTATAATGATAGATTAATCCTAAAGCAGAGGAAAAAATCTATTGAGAAAACGTTAAAGGGAGTCCAAGTTGACTATAGTAAAATAAATAGTAAATGTAAAACATGTGGTTCACAACATGAAGATAATTTTGCGGCACGCTTAAAAGCTGCTGAAACAGAAGCTAAGTGTCACCAATTATTAAATGAAATTGCTATTAAATTAGAACTTGTAGATGAAAATATTACAAAAATAAATCAAACTTTTACAGAAAAAGCTAAAGAAAAAGAAGCTTTAAATAATGTTTTGATTTCAAAAAGAGGAGCTTTAACATTAAAAGATATAATAAGTCTAGAAGGTTCTTACCAATTTAAGACTAAAATTCAAGAAGACTTAAATAAGGAATTAGAACAAATAAAAATGCTGGAAGAAGAACTGGATGATCTAAAAACAAAAAGAAAAATCCAAACCACAAAACGTAAAACAGAAATTACCACAGAATATATAAATTATATGAATTATTTTCTTGAGAAACTCAATGTGAAAAATATTTCATCAA
This genomic stretch from Bacillus pseudomycoides harbors:
- a CDS encoding FtsK/SpoIIIE domain-containing protein; the protein is MLSLLLIPATFITVAYFYKSKGMSDKKKIATFFEIAKICVQHKGELQYPNFIKEIEDDISMNYVYKLPLGVPSQLIKKLAEVLEEGLYKPVKISFHQRELHIRVFKQRIPEMWNWSKDLLKEHTWKVMMGKALDKHVYHDFEKTPHMCVSGMTRFGKTVFLKNVMTSLILQQSQHVKFFIIDLKEGLEFSPYKELSQVVEVAENPEQALEMLARVREKMVKQIEMMKNSYFTNVIDTSIRERCFIIVDEGANLCPTQGLPKKQRDLLFMCQEMLSEIARIGGGLGFRLIFCTQYPTSDTLPRQIKQNADAKLGFRLPTAVASQVALDEPGLEDLPSLPGRALFKTDRTEEIQVPYLKDKDMWDLLKQYKVVKKHEASSPQTESEANRDFIHFE
- a CDS encoding replication-relaxation family protein encodes the protein MRHQALKQKARQIEILSTLSKLDFATRRQLQAIHCLGSIRNANRVLKDMHPYCHITKIAREHVYYLNKKGRNLLGVTREVKKSSQLQHILMRNESWMWLGFPEWKTERSIEFSINDQRHQIIPDATYFEDKVPHFVEIDRMQHMKANEHKIQLYGHITDIYKRQNAIVPVIIFFTLSDYRQSKLEQYAVKQNVFMRTFVMEDVFS
- a CDS encoding helix-turn-helix transcriptional regulator, with the protein product MPWFKKPRSKLGKFIDKHNLKQVDIANISGLRESTISRLANIDSVSPSMKSANKIVKALRILTGKNVNNTDFWA
- a CDS encoding Y-family DNA polymerase yields the protein MYDYSLLPNRIILCVDLRSFYASVSCIKMGLDPLYTKLAVVGDVNRNGSIVLAATPPLKALGVKKMARLYEIPRRDDILVVNPIMGTYIKCSNYITGLALQYVPIEDFHQYSIDEFFMDITDSIHLFAIDPYEFALKFKREIYAKTRIECTIGIGPNPLMSKVALDVEAKKTKDCIAYWKYEDVPIKLWPIRPLSKFWGISGKTEAKLNRKGIHSIEDLANYPLKYLKQSFGVIGSELHLHSHGIDFSRISEKYVPATTSVGKSQILMRDYTIEEFPIVLLEHIEEVCYRLRRINKLAKAMHFSVGYSKDYAGGFRKTHTLNRPTNLTMDIYHICTYFLHELYTGEPIRSINVSLTNLINEGEEQISLFDNVIQREKEMKLTKVMDEIRYKFGKNSILRGISYTNSATTRYRNTLLGGHKS
- a CDS encoding YolD-like family protein, coding for MPKGKGMVKWSPFAAIKEQFEGINELYEKQNHVPMPILDEQQLEAINEVVCHALFENLEVSISYYKQKKIQLETGYIHYYDTSKNELRVINKDNKVLHIDIDYITGIKYT
- a CDS encoding dsDNA nuclease domain-containing protein — protein: MDALNKIFSTKPPENSGSRSANRFSFQKNWTLIKILELHKNKLDYSIVLDYHDDVLVLDSEINPQKIEFYQIKTKSVGSSNWTLPALIKFTEGKNKEILNSMLGKLYKNKLNFPKETKSLNFVSNKAYSIKLEDETNTKDSSVIQIPFSTICSTEKEKVENNLKKEMNITECSDVFDYTFLYITPLSLTESKEHAVGKSSQVLKEMGYHKINPDLFYKYLYGEIELRNDCEMEFHSLEDFISHKSLAKSKVQAIINQLNPKDDLTATWKKINEELRATKKLTLYDLKQLESKWEEWEVRILANELALVSTMQDEINELLKTNLQKCTSVYELLINVYEEYSLLDKEYPDELFNKYDIQALILMQYTTLKI